Proteins from a genomic interval of Nocardioidaceae bacterium:
- a CDS encoding DUF4062 domain-containing protein, with protein MANLRVFVSSTAYDLGVLRSALRGFIQGLGYDPVLSDYSDVVYDPREHAHKSCIAEVQTCDMVVLVIGSRFGSDIQIDSLEKVTDQDVMRFLEDSSEQKISITQAEALTAANCGIPIFAFVEAGVHHDYSVFQRNKNLEFASKIVYPSIAQAGNAEYIFNFIDFLQGRSYNNAVIAFDRMEEVMEHLQKQWAGLFQRMLAESRTGRDEGVRIDRLADQFEDLKAALLASFGDAGSRAAARAVVRYRRLLDFLRQLPSPHKPMREAVVDSQAPFWEMLRETAGVVSVGSGEDEEIRRYESILELDSGAKLLARFPSFVIDRLANDWQTFQALPTTDRAAAFDALVDLDDAGRPVIRPFVERELRTRPTSTGTDSLEPAVSPPSAQVVDPLLAQGKTNEEPGSPE; from the coding sequence ATGGCGAACTTGAGAGTCTTCGTGTCTAGTACTGCTTACGACCTAGGAGTCTTACGCTCGGCACTGAGGGGCTTCATTCAGGGACTCGGTTACGACCCCGTTCTTAGTGATTATTCGGACGTCGTCTACGATCCTCGAGAACATGCCCACAAGAGTTGCATCGCAGAAGTGCAAACCTGCGACATGGTCGTTCTTGTAATTGGCTCGAGATTTGGAAGTGACATTCAAATTGATTCTCTGGAGAAAGTGACCGACCAAGATGTCATGCGCTTCCTCGAAGACTCGAGCGAGCAGAAAATCTCGATCACCCAGGCAGAGGCGCTCACCGCCGCGAACTGCGGAATCCCTATATTCGCCTTTGTTGAGGCGGGCGTGCACCACGACTACTCGGTGTTTCAACGGAACAAGAATCTTGAGTTCGCCAGTAAGATCGTCTATCCTTCGATCGCTCAGGCAGGCAATGCAGAGTATATATTCAATTTCATCGATTTTCTACAAGGAAGATCTTACAATAATGCGGTCATTGCTTTTGATCGCATGGAAGAGGTGATGGAACACCTACAAAAGCAGTGGGCAGGCCTCTTCCAGCGAATGCTTGCCGAGTCGAGAACGGGCCGAGACGAGGGTGTGCGCATTGACCGGTTGGCGGACCAGTTTGAGGATCTCAAGGCTGCACTCCTAGCCTCATTTGGCGACGCGGGAAGCCGGGCCGCCGCACGAGCAGTTGTTCGCTACCGGCGCCTACTCGATTTTCTGCGCCAGCTTCCCAGTCCGCATAAACCGATGAGAGAGGCGGTCGTTGACTCGCAGGCGCCCTTCTGGGAGATGCTCCGCGAGACAGCCGGAGTCGTCTCGGTTGGCTCTGGCGAGGACGAGGAGATCCGAAGATATGAAAGCATTCTCGAACTAGACAGTGGCGCTAAGCTGCTTGCGCGCTTCCCAAGTTTTGTGATCGATCGTCTCGCTAATGACTGGCAAACTTTTCAAGCGTTGCCAACGACAGACCGCGCAGCTGCTTTCGATGCTCTCGTCGATCTAGACGACGCAGGCCGTCCGGTAATCCGTCCCTTCGTCGAACGTGAGCTTCGCACTCGTCCGACGTCGACTGGGACAGATAGTCTGGAGCCCGCCGTGAGTCCCCCCTCGGCGCAAGTAGTTGACCCTCTGTTAGCTCAAGGAAAAACCAACGAAGAGCCCGGTAGTCCAGAGTAA